The following proteins come from a genomic window of Methylorubrum populi:
- a CDS encoding AraC family transcriptional regulator, with amino-acid sequence MLAEGSIGARRTSRQAFLFPGAALFLGQATDQRLHRHRAFEVAIPLEGHMRIETARAPGIGPEAGVLAPLEHHRVIATGRTAFLWVDPETRAARALAQVRPSVDGKGHERLVSLLREMDRSEPTHDEAWALLDLWRSIWLDGLPQLPRLDRRVSEVVDLIDSAPVPLANRYEAADQVALSPSRFSALFTQQVGMPLRKYLLWRRLLFGIRRLGNGASVTSAAVEAGFADGAHFSRVFRATFGCKPSSLANMRVVASEAHPISPRPRPS; translated from the coding sequence ATGCTGGCTGAGGGGTCAATCGGCGCTCGACGGACGTCGCGGCAGGCATTCCTGTTCCCCGGGGCGGCGCTGTTCCTCGGCCAGGCCACCGATCAGCGGCTGCATCGCCACAGGGCGTTCGAGGTCGCCATCCCGCTGGAAGGCCATATGCGCATCGAGACGGCGCGCGCCCCGGGCATCGGTCCCGAGGCAGGCGTCCTCGCGCCACTCGAACATCATCGCGTCATCGCGACCGGCAGGACCGCCTTCCTGTGGGTGGATCCTGAAACCCGTGCGGCCCGCGCCTTGGCGCAGGTCCGCCCCTCCGTGGACGGCAAGGGGCACGAGCGGTTGGTGTCACTGCTGCGCGAGATGGACCGTTCGGAGCCGACCCATGACGAGGCATGGGCGCTGCTCGACCTCTGGCGTTCGATCTGGCTCGACGGACTGCCGCAGTTGCCGCGGCTGGACCGCCGCGTGTCAGAGGTTGTCGATCTCATCGATTCCGCGCCGGTACCGCTGGCCAACCGCTACGAGGCTGCCGACCAGGTCGCCCTCTCTCCGAGTCGGTTCTCGGCGCTCTTCACCCAACAGGTCGGCATGCCGCTCAGGAAGTACCTCCTCTGGCGGCGCCTGCTCTTTGGCATTCGCCGCCTCGGCAACGGGGCTTCGGTGACGTCGGCCGCGGTCGAGGCCGGCTTCGCCGACGGCGCGCATTTCAGCCGGGTTTTCCGGGCGACCTTCGGATGCAAGCCCTCGTCGCTCGCGAACATGAGGGTCGTCGCGAGCGAAGCCCACCCGATCTCGCCGCGACCCCGACCGAGCTAG
- a CDS encoding transposase, protein MMGPRQVEQGALFYEFSLDTHVPADHLLRSIDRFVDLTGLRQELAPFYASTGRPSVDPELMIRMLIIGYCLGIRSERRLCDEVHLNLAYRWFCRLGLDGRVPDHSTFSKNRHGRFRDSDLLRRLFETVLARCIAEGLVGGEGFAVDGSLIRADANRQKGVEKSAGLPPEAVSRAAREYLAVLDEAAFGAATPVPPKFISPADPAARWTGAHGGQAFFAYTANYLIDLDHAIIVDVEATTAIRQAEVTAAKRMIERSRERFDLYPAKLAGDSGYGSAEMLGWLVYEQGIEPHISVFDKSTRTDGTFSRADFTYDRPDDVYRCPAGQVLTTTGTRVNDGATLLYRASKFDCTPCPLKARCCPNEPRRKVPRSIYEGARDMARDIARSEEGKTSRRERKKVEMLFAHLKRILKLDRLRLRGPNGAKDEFHLAAAAQNLRKLAKIIPVPQPSPA, encoded by the coding sequence ATGATGGGACCTCGGCAAGTCGAGCAAGGTGCTCTGTTCTACGAGTTCTCGCTCGACACCCACGTTCCCGCTGACCATCTACTGCGCTCCATCGACCGCTTCGTCGATCTCACTGGCCTGCGCCAGGAGCTGGCCCCGTTCTACGCCTCGACGGGCCGCCCCTCGGTCGATCCCGAGTTGATGATCCGCATGCTGATCATCGGCTACTGCCTCGGCATCCGCTCCGAGCGCAGGCTCTGCGACGAGGTCCACCTCAACCTCGCCTATCGCTGGTTCTGCCGGCTCGGTCTCGACGGCCGGGTGCCGGATCATTCCACCTTCTCCAAGAACCGCCATGGCCGCTTCCGCGACAGTGACCTCTTGCGCCGCCTGTTCGAGACCGTGCTGGCCCGCTGCATCGCCGAGGGCCTCGTAGGTGGCGAAGGCTTTGCCGTCGATGGCAGCCTGATCAGGGCCGATGCCAACCGGCAGAAGGGGGTCGAAAAGTCTGCCGGCCTGCCGCCCGAAGCGGTGAGCCGCGCCGCTCGGGAGTACCTCGCTGTCCTCGACGAGGCCGCTTTCGGGGCAGCAACGCCGGTGCCGCCCAAGTTCATCTCGCCCGCCGATCCGGCCGCGCGCTGGACGGGAGCGCACGGCGGGCAGGCGTTCTTCGCCTACACGGCCAACTATTTGATCGACCTCGACCATGCGATCATCGTCGACGTCGAAGCGACCACGGCCATCCGACAAGCCGAGGTCACTGCGGCCAAGCGCATGATCGAGCGTTCGCGCGAGCGCTTCGACCTCTATCCGGCCAAGCTGGCGGGCGACAGCGGTTACGGTTCGGCCGAGATGCTGGGCTGGCTCGTCTACGAGCAGGGCATCGAGCCGCACATCAGCGTGTTCGACAAATCGACCCGCACCGACGGCACCTTCTCACGCGCCGACTTCACCTACGACCGGCCGGACGACGTCTATCGCTGCCCGGCGGGCCAGGTGCTGACCACGACCGGCACCCGGGTCAACGACGGGGCGACGCTGCTGTATCGCGCGAGCAAGTTCGACTGCACGCCATGCCCGTTGAAGGCGCGGTGCTGCCCGAACGAGCCGAGGCGCAAGGTCCCGCGCTCGATCTACGAGGGCGCACGGGACATGGCCCGCGACATCGCACGCTCGGAGGAAGGCAAAACCTCACGGCGCGAGCGCAAGAAGGTCGAGATGCTGTTTGCCCACCTCAAGCGCATCCTGAAGCTCGACCGCCTCCGGCTGCGAGGGCCGAACGGAGCGAAAGACGAGTTCCACCTCGCAGCCGCTGCCCAGAACCTCAGAAAGCTCGCAAAGATCATCCCGGTCCCGCAGCCGAGCCCAGCTTGA
- a CDS encoding tyrosine-type recombinase/integrase: MPQAQVPTEAELKRLLAVASQGRYGRRNRTALMLSYMAGLRVGEIAALRWGDLVDGEGKVREQLRLSAAVTKGGHARVVFMNARLRREIEQFRSSLIEAPQASQSVLITQKRSAFSANVLTQLMRGFYVQAGLDGGSSHSGRRWFITRLAHAGISPKAIMMLAGHRHLSTTQRYIDVNDEMMRAAVEVL; the protein is encoded by the coding sequence ATGCCGCAGGCCCAGGTGCCCACTGAGGCTGAACTAAAACGGCTTTTGGCCGTCGCAAGTCAGGGCAGATATGGCCGTCGGAATCGAACTGCTCTGATGCTGAGCTACATGGCGGGTCTGCGCGTTGGTGAAATTGCCGCGCTCCGCTGGGGCGACCTCGTAGATGGCGAGGGCAAGGTACGCGAACAGCTCCGGCTTAGTGCGGCCGTGACAAAGGGTGGACACGCGCGAGTTGTCTTCATGAACGCTCGCCTCCGACGGGAGATCGAGCAGTTCCGATCCAGCCTGATCGAAGCGCCACAAGCTTCGCAGTCGGTCCTCATCACGCAGAAGAGGTCGGCGTTCAGCGCCAACGTTCTCACGCAGTTAATGAGGGGCTTCTACGTACAGGCTGGCTTGGATGGTGGCTCAAGTCACAGCGGCCGGCGCTGGTTCATCACTCGTCTGGCCCACGCTGGTATCTCGCCCAAGGCGATCATGATGCTGGCTGGCCACCGGCACCTCTCGACCACGCAGCGCTACATCGACGTTAACGACGAGATGATGCGCGCCGCCGTAGAGGTGCTCTGA
- a CDS encoding alpha/beta fold hydrolase, whose amino-acid sequence MHARVSVDPVSDDCLPVILVHGLGMSSLYMIPLAEHLAPHMRVYAPDLPGFGLSDKPSGALTVGELADALAAWMQEVGLERAAFIGNSLGCEVLVELAVNHPQLVDRLVLQGPTPDPEARGIIRQIAGFLLIAPFERWSLAWVALADYARGGIRRYIRTLRSMVDNRIAEKALRVSQPTLVVWGSRDYIVPYEFVTSLAGALPRGRLAVIPAAAHGINYSHPEAFTAVLLPFLLAARERQGAQGHIPRFGTG is encoded by the coding sequence ATGCACGCCCGTGTTTCGGTCGATCCCGTATCGGACGACTGCCTGCCGGTGATCCTAGTTCACGGCCTTGGGATGTCGAGTCTCTACATGATCCCGCTCGCGGAGCATCTCGCCCCTCATATGCGAGTCTACGCGCCTGACCTGCCCGGCTTCGGCCTGAGCGATAAGCCGTCTGGGGCGCTCACGGTTGGCGAGCTTGCCGACGCACTGGCTGCCTGGATGCAGGAGGTCGGACTGGAGCGCGCGGCTTTCATCGGCAATTCGCTCGGCTGCGAGGTGCTGGTCGAACTGGCAGTCAATCACCCGCAGCTTGTCGACCGCCTTGTGCTGCAAGGGCCGACGCCGGACCCGGAGGCACGAGGCATCATCCGGCAAATCGCGGGCTTCCTCCTAATCGCGCCGTTCGAGCGCTGGTCGCTCGCCTGGGTAGCACTCGCCGACTATGCCCGTGGTGGGATCAGACGCTACATTCGGACCTTGCGCAGTATGGTGGACAATCGCATCGCGGAGAAGGCGCTGCGGGTCTCCCAGCCCACGCTCGTGGTCTGGGGCTCGCGCGATTACATCGTCCCCTATGAGTTCGTAACGAGCCTCGCCGGCGCCCTGCCTCGTGGTCGCCTTGCCGTCATCCCCGCCGCAGCCCATGGGATCAACTACTCGCATCCGGAGGCATTTACGGCTGTCCTTCTGCCATTCCTCCTCGCCGCACGAGAGAGGCAGGGCGCTCAGGGCCATATCCCGAGATTTGGCACAGGCTGA
- a CDS encoding tyrosine-type recombinase/integrase encodes MDAASSHSSRRWFITRLAHAGISPEAIMMLADHRHLSTTQRYIDVNDEMMRVAVEGH; translated from the coding sequence TTGGACGCTGCCTCAAGCCATAGCAGCCGGCGCTGGTTCATCACCCGTCTCGCACATGCCGGGATCTCGCCCGAGGCGATCATGATGCTGGCTGATCACCGGCATCTCTCGACCACGCAGCGCTACATCGATGTGAACGACGAGATGATGCGTGTCGCCGTGGAGGGGCATTAA
- a CDS encoding HNH endonuclease produces MAAYWLTFKQKDRTAPRGWPLEELQALVSRFEATPSTATEWWRISSHRSAKPGDRVFIFKQGQGARGIFASGTIVGGPEERESINDNDGLAWRALVLFDQLVDPTKDFLISYEDLQHLVPKELVEAQASGNSVPPEVAEELERMLSSAEHGFGQIDGTHGDDGSFDPASASQPERAVRAITVRRGQANFRNALLDAYARRCAMTACSVVDVLEAAHITPYMGATTNHVTNGLLLRADLHTLFDCGLLSVEPISRTIVIGAGLVGSTYEALSGRKLRAPKNPSHSPSQRSLKRHFDSFNRRKAGTP; encoded by the coding sequence GTGGCGGCATATTGGCTAACGTTCAAACAGAAGGACCGAACGGCCCCACGCGGCTGGCCCCTGGAGGAGCTTCAAGCACTCGTTTCCCGCTTCGAGGCTACCCCTTCAACTGCAACTGAGTGGTGGCGCATCTCCTCACATCGCTCCGCAAAGCCGGGTGATCGCGTCTTTATTTTCAAACAGGGACAGGGAGCTCGCGGGATCTTCGCGTCAGGTACGATTGTAGGTGGTCCTGAGGAGCGTGAAAGCATCAACGACAACGATGGCCTTGCGTGGCGTGCTCTCGTCTTGTTTGATCAGCTTGTTGATCCAACTAAAGATTTCCTGATCAGCTACGAGGACCTACAGCACCTCGTGCCGAAGGAGCTCGTTGAAGCGCAGGCAAGTGGAAATAGCGTTCCGCCTGAAGTTGCGGAAGAGTTGGAGCGCATGCTTTCCAGCGCGGAGCACGGCTTTGGCCAGATCGACGGAACCCATGGCGATGACGGCAGCTTCGATCCAGCCTCTGCTAGTCAGCCAGAGCGTGCTGTAAGAGCAATTACAGTTCGCCGTGGGCAAGCTAATTTTCGGAACGCTCTACTGGATGCTTACGCACGCCGATGTGCCATGACGGCTTGTAGCGTCGTTGACGTCCTCGAAGCGGCTCACATCACTCCTTACATGGGTGCAACCACGAACCATGTAACAAATGGATTGCTATTGCGAGCCGATCTCCATACTCTCTTCGATTGTGGGCTTCTGTCTGTCGAGCCTATATCGCGGACGATTGTCATCGGCGCAGGTCTAGTAGGTTCGACTTACGAAGCTCTAAGTGGACGCAAGCTCCGCGCTCCAAAAAATCCATCGCACAGCCCAAGTCAACGATCCCTGAAGCGGCATTTCGACTCTTTCAACCGCCGGAAAGCTGGCACGCCTTAA
- a CDS encoding DUF4145 domain-containing protein, producing MIIECTNCRSYVDATVRGTFEQLSRGQGPSSLFSLLSCPQCSSPILVRQTNIGNMADGDIWNSPQLVYPTSDLLANPKASQNIRKAFDEACSCYRADAYTASAIMCRKTLEGICEAHGVSERTLASSLKKMLDSGLIDDRLFQWSDLLRLAGNEAAHGAGLTISQPDAKDILDFTAAIMDYMFSYRDRFEEFKARRIKPNQGRDT from the coding sequence ATGATCATCGAATGCACCAACTGCCGGTCTTACGTTGATGCCACCGTTCGTGGCACTTTCGAGCAACTCTCGAGGGGACAGGGACCGTCATCTCTCTTTTCCCTGCTTTCCTGCCCACAGTGCTCATCGCCAATTTTGGTTCGCCAGACCAACATTGGGAACATGGCTGACGGTGACATTTGGAATAGTCCACAACTCGTATATCCGACTTCCGATCTTCTTGCTAACCCTAAGGCCTCCCAGAATATTCGAAAGGCTTTCGATGAGGCCTGCAGCTGCTATCGCGCTGATGCGTACACAGCATCAGCAATAATGTGCAGGAAGACGCTCGAAGGTATTTGTGAAGCGCACGGCGTGAGCGAACGAACGCTTGCTAGTTCTTTGAAAAAGATGCTTGATTCAGGGCTTATCGATGACCGACTTTTCCAATGGTCTGATTTACTACGGCTGGCCGGCAATGAGGCGGCCCACGGAGCAGGTCTCACGATAAGCCAGCCAGATGCGAAAGATATCCTCGATTTCACCGCTGCGATCATGGACTATATGTTCTCATACAGAGACCGCTTCGAGGAATTTAAAGCGCGCCGAATCAAGCCAAATCAAGGCCGCGATACGTAA
- a CDS encoding tyrosine-type recombinase/integrase encodes MSTPANAQAERYQLFQRAGSTRWQVRFSIKGQGQFKRSLDTDDRREAECKAEAIWYEATYRARQGLTAKTHTFDSVAEAYIAQILREVERGERRPDQGKSEPAVIRRYFVGYFGVKLVDAVTEADLERYAEWRRTYWTEGPGKLVTHIEYERGGHRLRRPVRRSAPSLSRQRGETVVLRALLRWATRQGYLKTPPEISIKARRSPDNRRPSFEPHEFAQLEAASLSRLVDPMMDGTGAEVRASDRRSWRIKRLDDHTRRDRTVLHAYVMIGAFSGLRPTEMYNLTWGDVLGYRAGRDKSVDDRDIRLQVRGKGKSGKAIPQKAAIPWFDTLWMLFERGLGREPADSDPVFASDQGKRISSVANGFTELLKAAGLERDHRGIKRTPYSLRHFYISEQLANGAEVLDVARNCRTSLAMIDKHYGQVRLERVVDRLRPEWTRA; translated from the coding sequence GTGAGCACCCCTGCAAACGCCCAAGCCGAGCGCTACCAGCTGTTCCAGCGTGCCGGCAGCACCCGATGGCAGGTGCGCTTCAGCATCAAGGGCCAGGGGCAGTTCAAGCGCTCCCTCGACACGGATGACCGCAGAGAGGCTGAGTGCAAGGCTGAAGCCATCTGGTACGAGGCCACCTACCGCGCCAGGCAGGGGCTCACAGCCAAGACCCATACCTTCGACAGCGTGGCTGAGGCCTATATCGCGCAGATCCTGCGGGAGGTGGAGCGCGGTGAGCGGCGGCCCGACCAGGGCAAGAGCGAGCCCGCAGTGATTCGCCGCTACTTCGTGGGCTACTTCGGCGTCAAGCTCGTCGACGCGGTCACCGAGGCCGATCTCGAGCGCTACGCGGAGTGGCGGCGCACCTACTGGACCGAGGGCCCTGGCAAGCTCGTCACGCACATCGAGTACGAGCGCGGCGGTCACCGCCTGCGCCGGCCCGTACGACGCTCTGCACCGTCCCTGAGCCGCCAGCGCGGTGAGACCGTGGTGCTGCGCGCGCTCCTTCGCTGGGCCACGCGGCAGGGCTATCTGAAGACCCCTCCGGAGATCAGCATCAAGGCCCGACGCTCGCCCGACAACCGGCGGCCGAGCTTCGAGCCGCACGAGTTCGCCCAACTGGAGGCGGCGAGCCTCAGCCGGCTGGTGGATCCCATGATGGACGGCACTGGCGCCGAGGTTCGGGCCAGCGACCGGCGCAGCTGGCGCATCAAGCGGCTGGACGACCATACACGACGCGATCGTACCGTGCTGCACGCCTACGTGATGATCGGCGCGTTCTCAGGCCTGCGCCCCACCGAGATGTACAACCTGACCTGGGGCGACGTGCTGGGCTACCGCGCCGGCAGGGACAAGAGCGTGGATGATCGGGACATCCGGCTGCAGGTGCGGGGCAAGGGCAAGAGCGGCAAGGCCATTCCGCAGAAGGCAGCGATCCCGTGGTTCGACACGCTGTGGATGCTGTTCGAGCGCGGCCTCGGCCGAGAACCCGCTGATTCGGACCCAGTGTTCGCGAGCGACCAGGGCAAGCGAATCAGCTCGGTGGCGAACGGCTTCACCGAGCTGCTGAAGGCAGCCGGTCTGGAACGGGATCACCGCGGTATCAAGCGCACCCCGTACTCGCTGCGCCACTTCTACATCAGCGAGCAGCTGGCGAACGGGGCTGAGGTGCTCGACGTAGCCCGGAACTGCCGGACCTCACTCGCTATGATCGACAAGCACTACGGACAGGTGCGGCTCGAGCGTGTGGTGGACCGGCTGCGACCGGAGTGGACGCGCGCCTGA
- the trpB gene encoding tryptophan synthase subunit beta, producing the protein MTLNPAPNSFRTGPDERGRFGIFGGRFVAETLMPLILDLEKAYAEAKADPSFKADMEAYGTHYIGRPSPLYYAERLTEHLRAQAPAGQGAKIYFKREELNHTGSHKVNNVLGQILLARRMGKPRIIAETGAGQHGVATATLCARFGLKCVVYMGAVDVERQAPNVFRMKMLGAEVVPVQSGTRTLKDAMNEALRDWVTNVADTFYCIGTVAGPHPYPAMVRDFQSVIGIETKKQMLEMEGRLPDSLVACIGGGSNAMGLFHPFLDDREVEIYGVEAAGHGVQSGLHAASLTGGKPGVLHGNRTYLLMNEDGQIADAHSISAGLDYPGIGPEHAWLHEMGRVTYLSATDSETLEAFKLCSLLEGIIPALEPAHALSKVLELAPAKPADHLMVMNLSGRGDKDIPQVAQIFGQTL; encoded by the coding sequence GTGACGCTGAACCCCGCTCCCAATTCCTTCCGCACCGGGCCGGACGAGCGCGGTCGCTTCGGCATCTTCGGCGGCCGCTTCGTGGCCGAGACGCTGATGCCGCTGATCCTCGACCTGGAAAAAGCCTACGCCGAGGCCAAGGCCGACCCCTCCTTCAAGGCGGATATGGAGGCCTACGGCACCCACTATATCGGCCGGCCGAGCCCGCTCTACTACGCCGAGCGCCTCACCGAGCACCTCCGCGCCCAGGCGCCGGCCGGACAGGGGGCGAAGATCTACTTCAAGCGCGAGGAGCTGAATCACACCGGCTCGCACAAGGTGAACAACGTGCTCGGCCAGATCCTTCTGGCCCGCCGCATGGGCAAGCCGCGCATCATCGCCGAGACGGGCGCGGGTCAGCACGGAGTCGCCACGGCGACGCTCTGTGCCCGGTTCGGCTTGAAATGCGTGGTCTATATGGGCGCCGTCGACGTTGAACGGCAGGCGCCGAACGTGTTCCGCATGAAGATGCTCGGAGCCGAGGTCGTGCCGGTGCAGTCGGGCACGCGCACCCTCAAGGACGCGATGAACGAGGCCCTGCGCGATTGGGTGACGAACGTCGCCGACACGTTCTACTGCATCGGCACCGTGGCCGGACCCCATCCCTATCCGGCGATGGTGCGCGACTTCCAATCGGTCATCGGCATCGAAACCAAGAAGCAGATGCTGGAGATGGAGGGCCGCCTACCGGATTCGCTCGTCGCCTGCATCGGCGGCGGCTCGAACGCCATGGGGCTGTTCCATCCCTTCCTCGATGACCGCGAGGTCGAGATCTACGGCGTCGAGGCGGCGGGTCACGGCGTCCAGAGCGGTCTCCATGCCGCCTCGCTCACCGGCGGCAAACCGGGCGTGCTGCACGGCAACCGCACCTATCTCCTGATGAACGAAGATGGGCAGATCGCCGACGCGCACTCGATCTCGGCGGGCCTCGATTATCCGGGTATCGGCCCGGAGCATGCGTGGCTGCACGAGATGGGGCGCGTCACCTACCTCTCGGCGACCGATTCGGAGACGCTGGAAGCGTTCAAGCTCTGCTCGCTGCTCGAGGGCATCATTCCGGCCCTGGAGCCCGCCCACGCGCTGTCGAAGGTGCTGGAGCTCGCCCCCGCCAAGCCGGCCGACCACCTGATGGTGATGAATCTGTCCGGACGCGGCGACAAGGACATCCCCCAGGTGGCCCAGATCTTCGGACAGACGCTCTGA
- a CDS encoding phosphoribosylanthranilate isomerase translates to MAEVRIKICGLSGEATLDAALDAGADLVGFVHFPRSPRHVSLEQGSRLARRARGRAERVVLLVDPDDTLLAAAIEALDPDWIQLHGAESPQRVAEIRARTGRAVMKAVGVAATQDLVALPDYAGVADRLLLDAKPPAGADLPGGNGRSFDWDILKGVVLTSGTMLSGGLNADNVEEALARTGLAAVDVSSGVEGRPGEKDPAKIAAFVAAARRRR, encoded by the coding sequence ATGGCCGAGGTCCGGATCAAGATCTGCGGACTCAGCGGTGAGGCGACGCTCGACGCGGCACTCGATGCGGGTGCCGACCTCGTCGGCTTTGTTCATTTTCCGCGGAGTCCGCGCCACGTCAGCCTCGAACAGGGGAGCCGCCTCGCGCGGCGGGCACGGGGGAGGGCGGAGCGCGTCGTGCTTCTGGTCGATCCCGACGACACCCTCCTCGCGGCCGCGATCGAGGCGCTCGATCCGGATTGGATCCAGCTTCACGGCGCGGAGTCGCCGCAGCGCGTCGCCGAGATCCGCGCCCGGACCGGCCGAGCTGTCATGAAGGCCGTCGGCGTCGCCGCAACTCAGGATCTCGTTGCGCTTCCGGACTACGCGGGCGTGGCCGACCGCCTCTTGCTCGACGCCAAGCCACCTGCGGGTGCGGATCTGCCCGGTGGAAACGGGCGCAGCTTCGATTGGGACATTCTGAAGGGCGTCGTCCTGACCTCGGGCACGATGCTGTCGGGCGGCCTTAATGCCGACAATGTCGAGGAAGCCCTGGCGCGCACGGGGCTTGCGGCCGTGGATGTCTCGTCCGGCGTCGAGGGTCGTCCGGGCGAAAAGGATCCGGCCAAAATCGCGGCCTTCGTCGCCGCCGCGCGCCGCCGGCGCTGA
- a CDS encoding LapA family protein, producing MIRFLKALVLLPIAVVIVLLAVANREPVTLSFDPFSPEPVFSLVLPLYTVLFGAVALGILVGGIGSWLGQAGTRQRARYHRREADRLAKEAAELKTFGTPGFEPGYAGAASRTALPAPAAR from the coding sequence ATGATCCGTTTTCTGAAAGCGCTGGTTCTGCTGCCGATCGCGGTGGTGATCGTCCTGCTCGCGGTGGCCAACCGCGAGCCCGTGACGCTCTCCTTCGATCCTTTCTCGCCCGAGCCGGTGTTCAGCCTCGTTCTGCCGCTCTACACCGTGCTGTTCGGCGCGGTGGCGCTCGGCATCCTGGTCGGCGGGATCGGCAGCTGGCTCGGACAGGCGGGGACGCGTCAGCGCGCGCGCTACCATCGCCGGGAAGCCGACCGCCTCGCCAAGGAAGCCGCCGAGTTGAAGACGTTCGGCACGCCCGGCTTCGAGCCGGGCTACGCCGGGGCCGCCTCCCGGACCGCGCTGCCGGCCCCGGCGGCGCGCTGA
- the ihfB gene encoding integration host factor subunit beta, translated as MIKSELVLKIAEQNPHLYQRDVETLVNAILDTIADALAQGDRVELRGFGAFSVKRREARRGRNPRTGESVAVSEKAIPVFKTGKEMRLRLNRAGIGDEQPSA; from the coding sequence ATGATCAAGTCGGAACTCGTGCTCAAGATCGCTGAGCAGAACCCTCACCTCTACCAGCGCGACGTCGAGACCCTCGTCAACGCGATCCTGGACACCATCGCCGATGCCCTGGCCCAGGGGGACCGGGTGGAACTGCGCGGATTCGGCGCCTTCTCGGTCAAGCGCCGCGAGGCCCGCCGCGGTCGCAATCCCCGCACCGGCGAGTCGGTCGCGGTGTCGGAGAAGGCGATTCCGGTCTTCAAGACCGGCAAGGAGATGCGGCTGCGGCTCAATCGCGCCGGTATCGGCGATGAGCAACCGAGCGCCTGA
- the sppA gene encoding signal peptide peptidase SppA, producing the protein MAADAEFLIDRRRLRRKLTLWRMLGIGAAIIAVGAVGYRARVGEGRFFPATEKQIARISIGGFIAGSESTRKLIERVGKADSVEGVVISISSPGGTTTGSEELYRNLRALSAKKPMVAFVDGTAASGAYITAIAADHIVARETALVGSIGVLFQYPDVSGLLDKVGVKVESVKSSPLKAEPSGFSPTSPEARAALSSIVLDTYGWFKGLVAERRGMDESQLSAVADGRVFSGRQSLPLKLVDELGGERQAVAWLEKERKVPANLPVKDWKPKAEGGFKLWSALGIGADLLGLDGLASRLRAVEDEAAGAAQGGLLAVWRPAP; encoded by the coding sequence ATGGCCGCAGACGCCGAGTTTCTCATCGACCGCCGTCGTCTGCGCCGCAAGCTGACGCTGTGGCGGATGCTCGGAATCGGTGCCGCGATCATCGCCGTCGGCGCGGTGGGCTATCGCGCCCGGGTCGGCGAGGGACGATTCTTTCCCGCGACGGAAAAGCAGATCGCTCGGATCTCGATCGGCGGCTTCATCGCCGGCAGCGAATCGACCCGCAAGCTGATCGAGCGCGTCGGCAAGGCGGATTCGGTCGAAGGCGTGGTGATCTCGATCTCGTCACCCGGCGGCACGACGACGGGCTCGGAGGAACTCTACCGCAACCTCCGCGCGCTTTCGGCGAAGAAGCCGATGGTCGCCTTCGTCGACGGCACAGCCGCTTCCGGCGCCTACATCACCGCCATCGCCGCCGACCACATCGTCGCCCGCGAGACCGCGCTGGTCGGCTCGATCGGTGTGCTGTTCCAGTATCCGGACGTCTCGGGCCTGCTCGACAAGGTCGGCGTGAAGGTCGAGTCGGTGAAATCCTCGCCGCTGAAGGCAGAGCCGTCGGGCTTCAGCCCGACCTCGCCGGAGGCCCGTGCCGCCCTGTCCTCGATCGTCCTCGACACCTACGGCTGGTTCAAGGGCTTGGTGGCGGAGCGCCGCGGCATGGATGAGAGCCAGCTCTCCGCCGTCGCCGACGGGCGCGTCTTCAGCGGCCGCCAGAGCTTGCCCCTGAAGCTCGTCGATGAACTCGGCGGCGAGCGCCAGGCCGTGGCGTGGCTGGAGAAGGAGCGCAAGGTGCCAGCAAATCTTCCGGTAAAGGATTGGAAGCCGAAGGCCGAGGGCGGTTTCAAGCTGTGGTCGGCCCTCGGGATCGGCGCGGACCTTCTCGGTCTCGACGGGCTCGCCAGCCGCCTTCGTGCGGTCGAGGACGAAGCCGCGGGTGCCGCCCAGGGCGGCCTCCTCGCCGTCTGGCGCCCGGCTCCGTAA